The following are from one region of the Luteimonas sp. MC1572 genome:
- a CDS encoding Ppx/GppA phosphatase family protein, whose amino-acid sequence MNDARLQATASQSQPLVDGDMLAAIDLGSNSYHMVVARYTLGQLRIVDRLRETVRMAEGLDAKGGLVVEVRQRALQCLARFGQRIRDIPPHRVRAIATNTVRRLAAPQAFLMPAETALGHAIEVVSGREEARLVYLGVAHAQPPKNDQRRLVIDVGGGSTECIIGRGFATIERESVQVGSIATTRRFFANGRLSRRKWRDALIEVSAEFQQFASAYRSLGWHEAIGTSGTNKAIGEICATMKLTKGAITAEALATVRERLLRAEHIDDIDLPSLSADRRPIIAGGLLALEAAFDTLGLQRMMVSKAALREGVLHDMLGRAGDADPREASIAALVLRYGIDQAQGARVAATALALFDQVAAAWSLSPDDRLMLNWAAQLHELGLSIAHSQYQVHGAYVVEYSDIAGFSRQEQQFLAALVRTHRRKVPKSAFEALPDRLLPEARRLAILLRVAVLLHRGHEEADIPDLRVVAEGNMLSLQLPPRWLGERPLLQADLDGEPGEIGALGIVFRLG is encoded by the coding sequence ATGAACGACGCCCGCCTCCAGGCGACAGCCTCGCAGTCGCAGCCGCTGGTCGACGGCGACATGCTGGCCGCGATCGACCTCGGCTCCAACAGCTATCACATGGTCGTTGCGCGCTACACGCTGGGCCAGCTGCGCATCGTCGACCGCCTGCGCGAGACGGTGCGCATGGCCGAAGGCCTCGATGCCAAGGGCGGGCTGGTGGTCGAGGTGCGCCAGCGCGCGCTGCAGTGCCTGGCGCGTTTCGGCCAGCGTATCCGCGACATCCCGCCGCACCGCGTGCGCGCCATCGCCACCAATACCGTGCGCCGGCTCGCCGCGCCGCAGGCGTTCCTGATGCCGGCCGAGACCGCGCTCGGCCACGCGATCGAAGTCGTGTCCGGTCGCGAGGAGGCACGCCTGGTGTACCTCGGCGTCGCGCATGCGCAACCGCCGAAAAACGACCAGCGCCGGCTGGTGATCGACGTCGGCGGTGGTTCGACCGAATGCATCATCGGCCGCGGCTTCGCCACCATTGAACGCGAGAGCGTGCAGGTCGGGTCCATCGCGACCACCCGCCGCTTTTTCGCCAACGGCCGGCTGTCGCGGCGCAAATGGCGCGATGCGCTGATCGAGGTGTCCGCCGAGTTCCAGCAGTTCGCGAGCGCCTACCGCAGCCTCGGCTGGCACGAAGCGATCGGCACCTCGGGCACCAACAAGGCGATCGGCGAAATCTGCGCGACCATGAAGCTCACCAAGGGTGCGATCACCGCCGAGGCCCTCGCCACCGTGCGCGAGCGGCTGCTGCGCGCGGAGCACATCGACGACATCGACCTGCCGTCACTGTCGGCGGACCGCCGTCCCATCATCGCCGGCGGACTGCTCGCCCTGGAGGCTGCGTTCGACACGCTCGGGCTGCAACGGATGATGGTCAGCAAGGCCGCGCTGCGCGAAGGCGTGCTGCACGACATGCTGGGGCGCGCCGGCGATGCCGATCCGCGCGAGGCGTCGATCGCGGCGCTGGTGCTGCGCTACGGCATCGACCAGGCCCAGGGTGCCCGCGTCGCGGCCACCGCGCTGGCGCTGTTCGACCAGGTCGCGGCGGCGTGGTCGCTGTCGCCCGACGACCGCCTGATGTTGAACTGGGCCGCCCAGCTGCATGAGCTCGGGCTCTCCATCGCGCACAGCCAGTACCAGGTGCACGGCGCCTACGTGGTCGAGTACTCCGACATCGCCGGTTTCTCGCGCCAGGAGCAGCAGTTCCTTGCCGCGCTGGTGCGTACGCACCGGCGCAAGGTTCCGAAGTCCGCCTTCGAGGCGCTGCCCGACCGCCTGCTGCCGGAGGCGCGCCGCCTGGCGATCCTGCTGCGGGTGGCGGTCCTGCTGCACCGCGGCCACGAGGAAGCCGACATCCCCGACCTGCGCGTCGTGGCAGAAGGCAACATGCTGTCGCTGCAGCTCCCGCCGCGCTGGCTCGGCGAACGTCCGCTGCTGCAGGCGGACCTGGACGGCGAGCCGGGCGAGATCGGCGCCCTCGGGATCGTGTTCCGGCTGGGCTGA
- a CDS encoding TraB/GumN family protein: MGIPAAAQPAAPTTGAPDIRDLEAMVVSGTRPGPGMWKVTKADHVLHILGTVSPLPRRMDWNSAAVEAVIARSQAVIEAPYVAVNSDIGMFRGLALVPAMLRARNNPAKRPLREVVSADLYARWEVLKARYMGHDRGVEKRRPLVAAQELYEAALKKSGLRMTGVVAPVVRKAAKDAGVPLVESKVVLTLEDPKAALKELNDSDLADRECFAGTMARIETDLDNMRARANAWADGDLEALRALPYEDHYRSCAEALTTSAIARRLGFDDLRARADAAWLANVDKALADNAVSFAVLPMSQLMADDGLLAQLRARGYDVQAP, encoded by the coding sequence ATGGGTATCCCTGCCGCAGCGCAACCTGCCGCGCCCACCACCGGGGCCCCCGACATCCGCGACCTCGAGGCAATGGTGGTATCGGGCACGCGGCCCGGTCCCGGCATGTGGAAGGTGACCAAGGCTGATCACGTGCTCCACATCCTCGGCACGGTGTCGCCCCTGCCGCGGCGCATGGACTGGAATTCGGCCGCCGTCGAGGCGGTCATCGCGCGCTCGCAGGCGGTCATCGAGGCGCCTTACGTGGCCGTGAATTCCGACATCGGGATGTTCCGGGGCCTGGCCCTGGTGCCGGCGATGCTGCGCGCACGCAACAACCCGGCCAAGCGGCCGCTGCGCGAAGTGGTTTCGGCGGACCTGTATGCCCGGTGGGAGGTGCTCAAGGCGCGCTACATGGGCCATGACCGCGGCGTGGAGAAGCGGCGGCCGCTGGTGGCGGCGCAGGAGCTCTACGAAGCGGCATTGAAGAAGTCCGGCTTGCGCATGACCGGCGTGGTCGCGCCGGTGGTGCGCAAGGCGGCGAAGGATGCCGGAGTGCCGCTGGTCGAAAGCAAGGTCGTCCTCACGCTGGAGGACCCCAAGGCCGCGTTGAAGGAACTCAACGACAGCGACCTCGCCGACCGCGAGTGCTTCGCGGGCACCATGGCACGCATCGAAACCGACCTCGACAACATGCGCGCGCGCGCCAATGCCTGGGCCGACGGCGACCTCGAAGCGCTCCGCGCGCTCCCCTACGAGGACCATTACAGGTCGTGCGCGGAGGCGTTGACGACCAGCGCGATCGCCCGGCGGCTGGGATTCGACGACCTGCGCGCGCGCGCCGACGCTGCGTGGCTGGCCAACGTCGACAAGGCGCTGGCCGACAACGCGGTGAGCTTCGCCGTGCTGCCGATGTCGCAACTCATGGCGGATGACGGCCTGCTGGCGCAGCTGCGCGCACGCGGCTACGACGTCCAGGCGCCCTGA
- the ihfA gene encoding integration host factor subunit alpha: protein MALTKAEMAERLYEEVGLNKREAKEFVDAFFVALREALQGGRQVKLSGFGNFDLRRKNQRPGRNPKTGEEIPISARTVVTFRPGQKLKERVEAYAGGTHA, encoded by the coding sequence ATGGCGTTGACGAAGGCGGAAATGGCCGAACGGTTGTACGAAGAGGTTGGCCTGAACAAGCGCGAAGCGAAGGAATTCGTGGACGCGTTCTTCGTCGCCCTGCGCGAAGCCCTGCAGGGCGGTCGCCAGGTGAAGCTCTCCGGCTTCGGCAATTTCGACCTGCGCCGCAAGAACCAGCGTCCCGGCCGCAACCCCAAGACCGGCGAGGAAATCCCGATTTCCGCGCGCACGGTGGTCACCTTCCGTCCCGGCCAGAAGCTCAAGGAACGCGTGGAAGCGTACGCGGGAGGCACCCATGCTTGA
- a CDS encoding diguanylate cyclase, producing the protein MLRTQLTLPRRVYPYRVLGMALGALAIATVLLELQAGTLLWALCVFTGVVWPQLAHLLAQRSASPFAAEQRNLIADSALAALWVPLLHFNLLPAVLLLALPAADKVNTDIPGLYRRTLLPTCVAILAGGLATGFAFAPSSSTAVVLACMPMLLIHTLAVSHGRRRLVAKVLRKNQELDLLSRTDMLTGLRSRDHWEREVARTLHEVHAGASPAVLVMIDIDGFKQANDRYGHIAGDALLRAVAALLQETLRPGDIGGRYGGDEFAVVCPATGLTEAAATAEAFRAAVETIRLPQAPDLSHSVSIGIASARPNHARIEDWVNAADAALYEAKRSGRNRMVLART; encoded by the coding sequence TTGCTCCGCACCCAGTTGACGCTGCCGCGGCGCGTCTACCCGTATCGCGTCCTGGGCATGGCACTCGGCGCGCTGGCGATTGCAACCGTGCTGCTCGAACTGCAGGCGGGAACGCTCCTCTGGGCGCTGTGCGTGTTCACGGGAGTGGTCTGGCCACAGCTCGCCCACCTGCTGGCACAGCGCAGCGCGTCGCCCTTCGCGGCCGAGCAGCGCAACCTCATCGCCGACTCGGCGCTCGCGGCGCTCTGGGTCCCGCTGCTGCATTTCAACCTGCTTCCGGCCGTGCTGCTGCTGGCACTCCCTGCCGCGGACAAGGTCAACACCGACATTCCCGGGCTGTACCGGCGCACCTTGTTGCCGACATGCGTCGCGATCCTCGCGGGCGGCCTGGCCACGGGCTTTGCGTTCGCGCCCTCGTCCAGTACCGCGGTGGTGCTGGCCTGCATGCCGATGTTGCTGATCCACACGCTGGCCGTGAGCCATGGGCGACGCAGACTGGTGGCGAAGGTGCTGCGCAAGAACCAGGAGCTCGACCTGCTCAGCCGCACCGACATGCTGACCGGGCTGCGCTCGCGCGATCACTGGGAACGCGAGGTTGCGCGCACCCTGCACGAGGTGCACGCGGGAGCGTCCCCCGCAGTGCTGGTGATGATCGACATCGACGGGTTCAAACAGGCCAACGACCGCTACGGCCACATCGCCGGTGATGCGCTCCTGCGCGCGGTGGCTGCCCTGCTGCAGGAAACCCTGCGACCCGGCGACATCGGCGGGCGTTACGGCGGGGACGAGTTCGCGGTGGTATGCCCGGCCACCGGCCTGACCGAGGCGGCCGCGACGGCCGAGGCGTTCCGCGCCGCCGTCGAGACCATCCGCCTGCCGCAGGCGCCCGACCTGTCGCACTCGGTGAGCATCGGCATCGCGTCGGCGCGGCCCAACCACGCACGCATCGAAGACTGGGTCAACGCCGCCGACGCAGCGCTGTACGAAGCCAAGCGCAGCGGTCGCAATCGCATGGTGCTCGCACGCACGTGA
- the dxs gene encoding 1-deoxy-D-xylulose-5-phosphate synthase translates to MIDSTRHPRLARIDNPARLREFDEAELPAIADELRAYLIESVGKSGGHFGAGLGVVELTTALHYLYDTPRDRIVWDVGHQAYPHKILTGRRDSIHTVKQKDGVAPFPKREESEYDTFGVGHSSTSISAALGMAIASARAGDERKVVAVIGDGAMTAGMAYEALNHAGGMDPEPNLLVVLNDNRMSISENVGGLTKMLGRATGSQTLNALREGGKKLLGDKRGAPAKFVRRWEEHWKGMFVPSTLFEEMGFHYTGPIDGNDIKALVSALKVVRGLKGPQLLHVITTKGKGYERAEGDQIGYHAVSPFDPDQGLVSKPGAVKKPTYTDIFGDWLCDMAAADDTLMAITPAMREGSGLVRFSKEYPARYFDVAIAEQHAVTLAAGMACEGAKPVVAIYSTFLQRGYDQLVHDVAVQDLDVLFAIDRGGVVGPDGATHAGNLDLSYLRCVPNMVVMAPADEHECRQMLSTGFRHRGPAAVRYPRGSGPGVAAGSDLDTLPIGKAELRRTGTRVALLAFGATVPAAEAIAAELDLTVVNMRFIKPLDRELMLQLAASHEGFVTIEDNVVMGGAGSAVSELLAAENVLLPVLHLGLPDAFQHHASREDLLAEAGIDAAGIRAAVLSRWPQVALPASAARTAAG, encoded by the coding sequence ATGATCGACTCCACCCGCCATCCGCGCCTCGCGCGCATCGACAACCCTGCGCGCCTGCGCGAATTCGACGAGGCCGAGCTGCCCGCGATCGCGGACGAGCTGCGCGCCTACCTCATTGAATCAGTCGGCAAGAGCGGCGGCCACTTCGGCGCCGGCCTTGGCGTGGTCGAACTGACCACCGCCCTGCACTACCTCTACGACACCCCGCGCGACCGCATCGTCTGGGACGTCGGCCACCAGGCCTATCCGCACAAGATCCTGACCGGCCGCCGCGACAGCATCCACACCGTTAAGCAGAAGGACGGCGTGGCGCCGTTCCCCAAGCGCGAGGAGAGCGAGTACGACACCTTCGGCGTCGGCCACTCCTCGACCAGCATCTCGGCCGCGCTGGGCATGGCGATCGCGTCCGCGCGCGCCGGCGACGAGCGCAAGGTGGTCGCGGTGATCGGCGATGGCGCGATGACCGCGGGCATGGCCTACGAGGCGCTCAACCACGCCGGCGGCATGGACCCCGAGCCCAACCTGCTGGTGGTGCTCAACGACAACCGCATGTCGATCAGCGAGAACGTCGGCGGACTGACCAAGATGCTCGGCCGCGCCACCGGCAGCCAGACGCTCAACGCGCTGCGCGAGGGCGGCAAGAAGCTGCTCGGCGACAAGCGCGGCGCGCCGGCGAAGTTCGTGCGCCGCTGGGAAGAACACTGGAAGGGCATGTTCGTTCCGTCCACGCTGTTCGAGGAGATGGGCTTCCATTACACCGGCCCGATCGATGGCAACGACATCAAGGCGCTGGTCTCGGCGCTGAAGGTGGTGCGCGGCCTGAAGGGCCCGCAGCTGCTGCACGTCATCACCACCAAGGGCAAGGGCTACGAGCGCGCCGAGGGTGACCAGATCGGCTATCACGCGGTGTCGCCGTTCGATCCCGACCAGGGCCTGGTGTCCAAGCCCGGCGCGGTCAAGAAGCCCACGTATACCGACATCTTCGGCGACTGGCTGTGCGACATGGCGGCGGCCGACGACACGTTGATGGCGATCACCCCCGCCATGCGCGAAGGCTCCGGCCTGGTGCGTTTCAGCAAGGAATATCCGGCGCGCTACTTCGATGTCGCCATCGCCGAGCAGCACGCGGTCACGTTGGCGGCCGGCATGGCCTGCGAAGGCGCGAAGCCGGTCGTCGCGATCTACTCGACGTTCCTGCAGCGCGGCTATGACCAGCTGGTGCACGACGTCGCCGTGCAGGACCTCGACGTGCTGTTCGCGATCGACCGTGGCGGCGTGGTCGGCCCCGATGGCGCCACCCACGCCGGCAACCTCGACCTGAGCTACCTGCGCTGCGTGCCCAACATGGTGGTGATGGCGCCCGCCGACGAACACGAGTGCCGGCAGATGCTGTCCACAGGCTTCCGCCATCGCGGCCCCGCGGCGGTGCGCTATCCGCGCGGCAGCGGGCCCGGCGTCGCCGCCGGCAGCGATCTCGACACGCTGCCGATCGGCAAGGCCGAGCTCCGCCGCACCGGCACGCGCGTCGCCCTGCTCGCGTTCGGCGCCACGGTGCCGGCGGCCGAAGCGATCGCCGCCGAACTCGATCTCACCGTGGTCAACATGCGCTTCATCAAGCCGCTCGACCGCGAGCTGATGCTGCAGCTGGCGGCGAGCCACGAAGGCTTTGTCACCATCGAAGACAACGTGGTCATGGGCGGCGCGGGCTCCGCGGTCTCCGAGCTGCTGGCGGCCGAAAACGTGCTGCTGCCGGTCCTGCACCTCGGCCTGCCCGATGCCTTCCAGCACCACGCCAGCCGCGAGGACCTGCTGGCCGAGGCCGGAATCGATGCCGCCGGCATCCGCGCCGCTGTCCTTTCGCGCTGGCCGCAGGTCGCGCTGCCCGCGTCTGCGGCGCGCACCGCCGCGGGCTGA
- a CDS encoding MerR family transcriptional regulator: MLDPGSNRELPPIPAKRYFTIGEVSELCDVKPHVLRYWETEFPSLSPVKRRGNRRYYQRHDVLMVRQIRGLLYEQGYTIGGARLRLEGEDAKDESALSSQIIRQVRLELEDVLQLLRR; the protein is encoded by the coding sequence ATGCTTGACCCCGGCAGCAACCGAGAACTCCCGCCCATCCCGGCCAAGCGCTACTTCACCATTGGTGAAGTGAGCGAGCTGTGCGACGTCAAGCCGCACGTGCTGCGCTACTGGGAAACCGAATTCCCGAGCCTCAGCCCGGTCAAGCGCCGTGGCAACCGGCGCTACTACCAGCGCCACGACGTGCTGATGGTGCGCCAGATCCGCGGCCTGCTGTACGAGCAGGGTTACACCATCGGTGGCGCCCGCCTGCGGCTCGAGGGCGAAGACGCGAAGGACGAGTCCGCGCTCAGCAGCCAGATCATCCGCCAGGTGCGGCTGGAGCTCGAAGACGTCCTGCAGCTCCTGCGTCGTTGA
- a CDS encoding acyl-CoA dehydrogenase C-terminal domain-containing protein, with amino-acid sequence MSNYQAPIDDVRFVLNDVFNAQALFARLGFHDASADVVDAVLEEAARFTGSVLAPLNAVGDQQGCHHDPTTGDVTTPDGFKAAYAQFIDAGWPGLTADPAFGGQGMPHMLGLSVNEMINAANLAWGNFPLLSHGAVMALERHGEDWQREVFLKPLVEGSWTGTMCLTEPHCGTDLGLLRTRAEPTADGAYAIHGTKIFITAGEHDFTDNIVHLVLARLPDAPPGPKGISLFVAPKLKVGRDGSIGERNALRCGSIEHKMGIKGSATCVMNFDGAEAYLVGEKHGGLKAMFTMMNSARIGVGLQGLGLSERAYQNALRYARERLQSRSLSGAKFPDKPADPIIVHPDVRRMLLSIKSLVEGSRMLALQAASLLDIASHSSDPDERARAETLVGFLTPISKACQTEWGIENTYNALQCFGGHGYIVEHGMEQLARDARITTLYEGTTGIQAMDLIGRKTASSQGAGLKLFLAEVEAFCAAHADDADLGADVAILRAKAAEWSVLTRNVLQRAAANPEELGAASHDYLFYSGYVVLAYWWLRASAAARDSSRTQAFKDAKRETARFYFARILPRTLAHAEAMASGAASLMTLDADAFDA; translated from the coding sequence ATGAGCAACTACCAGGCCCCGATCGACGACGTCCGTTTCGTGCTCAACGACGTGTTCAACGCGCAGGCGCTGTTCGCGCGCCTCGGATTCCACGACGCCAGCGCCGATGTGGTGGATGCGGTGCTCGAGGAAGCCGCGCGCTTCACCGGCAGCGTGCTCGCGCCGCTCAACGCGGTCGGCGACCAGCAGGGCTGCCACCACGACCCGACGACGGGCGATGTCACCACGCCGGACGGCTTCAAGGCCGCGTATGCGCAGTTCATCGACGCCGGCTGGCCCGGCCTGACCGCCGACCCGGCCTTCGGCGGACAGGGCATGCCGCACATGCTGGGGCTGTCGGTCAACGAAATGATCAACGCCGCCAACCTCGCCTGGGGCAATTTCCCGCTGCTGTCGCACGGCGCGGTGATGGCGCTCGAGCGGCACGGCGAGGACTGGCAGCGCGAGGTGTTCCTGAAGCCGCTGGTCGAGGGCAGCTGGACCGGCACCATGTGCCTCACCGAGCCGCACTGCGGCACCGACCTTGGCCTGCTGCGCACGCGCGCGGAGCCCACCGCTGACGGCGCCTATGCCATCCACGGCACGAAGATCTTCATCACCGCCGGCGAGCACGACTTCACCGACAACATCGTGCACCTGGTGCTGGCGCGGCTGCCGGACGCGCCGCCCGGCCCCAAGGGCATCTCGCTGTTCGTGGCGCCCAAGCTCAAGGTCGGCCGCGACGGCAGCATCGGCGAACGCAACGCGCTGCGCTGCGGGTCGATCGAGCACAAGATGGGCATCAAGGGCTCGGCCACCTGCGTCATGAACTTCGACGGCGCCGAGGCTTATCTGGTCGGCGAAAAGCACGGCGGCCTCAAGGCCATGTTCACGATGATGAACTCCGCGCGCATCGGCGTGGGCCTGCAGGGCCTGGGGCTGTCGGAACGCGCGTACCAGAACGCACTGCGCTACGCCCGCGAACGCCTGCAGTCGCGCTCGCTGTCCGGGGCGAAGTTCCCCGACAAGCCCGCCGACCCGATCATCGTCCACCCCGACGTGCGGCGCATGCTGCTGTCAATCAAGTCGCTGGTGGAAGGCAGCCGCATGCTCGCGCTGCAGGCGGCCAGCCTGCTCGACATCGCCTCGCACTCCAGCGATCCCGACGAGCGCGCGCGCGCCGAGACCCTGGTCGGCTTCCTCACGCCGATCTCCAAGGCCTGCCAGACCGAATGGGGCATCGAGAACACCTACAACGCGCTGCAGTGCTTCGGCGGCCACGGCTACATCGTCGAACACGGCATGGAGCAACTGGCGCGCGACGCGCGCATCACCACCCTGTACGAGGGCACCACCGGCATCCAGGCGATGGACCTGATCGGGCGCAAGACCGCGTCCTCGCAGGGCGCCGGCCTGAAGCTGTTCCTGGCGGAAGTGGAAGCGTTCTGCGCCGCCCATGCCGACGATGCGGACCTCGGGGCCGATGTCGCCATCCTGCGCGCCAAGGCAGCGGAGTGGAGCGTGCTGACGAGGAACGTGCTGCAGCGCGCTGCCGCCAATCCGGAAGAGCTCGGCGCGGCCAGCCACGACTACCTGTTCTATTCCGGCTACGTGGTGCTGGCCTACTGGTGGCTGCGCGCCAGCGCCGCCGCGCGCGACTCGTCGCGTACCCAGGCGTTCAAGGACGCCAAGCGCGAGACCGCCCGCTTCTACTTCGCGCGCATCCTGCCGCGCACCCTTGCGCACGCCGAGGCGATGGCCTCCGGCGCCGCATCGCTGATGACGCTCGACGCCGACGCGTTCGACGCCTGA
- a CDS encoding HNH endonuclease encodes MEPDRANLRLVRGMGPAPPAAVGPPEGAGRHALDRVRLLSLDAHGRALDWMSWQDATCLYVRGAVAWTLGDPCLAVRGGTCRATGLRSLVQLHPIVAARSQARSRALNPTPALTNTALFARDQHLCLYCGRDVAHRHLTRDHVHPLSQGGEDAWENVVTACFHCNSRKGGRTPQQASMPLLAVPYRPSWIEHLILSNRNILADQMAFLKSQLPKQPRH; translated from the coding sequence ATGGAACCCGACAGAGCGAATCTTCGCCTCGTCCGCGGCATGGGCCCCGCCCCGCCGGCCGCCGTCGGCCCGCCGGAAGGCGCCGGCCGACATGCGCTTGATCGCGTGCGCCTGCTGTCCCTCGATGCCCACGGCCGCGCGCTCGACTGGATGAGCTGGCAGGACGCAACCTGCCTGTACGTCCGCGGCGCCGTGGCCTGGACGCTCGGTGATCCCTGTCTTGCGGTGCGCGGCGGCACCTGCCGCGCCACCGGTCTGCGCAGCCTGGTGCAACTTCATCCGATCGTCGCCGCGCGCAGCCAGGCACGCTCGCGCGCGCTCAATCCGACCCCGGCGCTGACCAACACCGCGCTGTTCGCACGCGACCAGCACCTGTGCCTGTACTGCGGGCGCGACGTCGCGCACCGCCACCTGACCCGCGACCACGTGCATCCGCTTTCGCAGGGGGGCGAGGACGCCTGGGAAAACGTGGTCACCGCCTGTTTCCACTGCAATTCGCGCAAGGGCGGGCGCACGCCGCAGCAGGCGTCCATGCCGCTGCTCGCGGTGCCGTACCGGCCAAGCTGGATCGAGCACCTGATCCTCTCGAACCGCAACATCCTCGCCGACCAGATGGCGTTCCTGAAGAGCCAGTTGCCGAAACAACCTCGCCACTGA
- a CDS encoding LEA type 2 family protein, with translation MVHRVLVTLALACVLLTACSGGPVRRVSEPAASIQQLTVAADGNWSLDLRLQNYSSVPMRFDTVTLDVRIGDQAAGQLLHQPALTIGPESADVVTIKMRPDAGARMFLADALASRRGVDYALEGSIDAAPADRGSSRSYRILRKSALSPMPGLPGVLR, from the coding sequence ATGGTGCATCGCGTCCTCGTGACACTGGCACTGGCGTGCGTCCTGCTGACGGCCTGCTCGGGCGGGCCCGTGCGCAGGGTGTCCGAGCCCGCCGCCAGCATCCAGCAGCTCACCGTGGCAGCCGATGGCAACTGGTCGCTCGACCTGCGGCTGCAGAATTACAGCAGCGTCCCGATGCGCTTCGACACCGTCACCCTCGACGTCCGCATCGGCGACCAGGCCGCTGGCCAACTGCTCCACCAACCGGCGCTCACCATCGGGCCGGAGTCAGCCGATGTGGTCACCATCAAGATGCGTCCCGACGCCGGCGCGCGGATGTTCCTCGCCGACGCCCTGGCCTCGCGCCGTGGCGTTGACTACGCGTTGGAGGGCAGCATCGATGCCGCCCCGGCCGATCGCGGTTCATCCCGCAGCTACAGGATTCTCCGCAAGAGCGCGCTGAGCCCGATGCCCGGCCTGCCCGGCGTGCTGCGCTGA